GTGGGCAGATCCGACCCCTGGGTCAAAGCGCTGAATGCCATGGGCAATGCCCCATTCGATCGGGCTGTAATAGCAGGCATTAAAATGGAGGCTGTCGATGTCGCTGACACTGCCCCAATACCGCCCGAACAATAGATCCCCCTTGGTTAAAAACAAAGACAGGCCAACGGGAGATTCCTGATTCTCTTTCCGACAGGCGGCCATCAACAAAAGCCGGTGACGGTAGCGATCATAAAGGCCCTCGAAAAAATTTTTGGTGAGGTATTTGCAGTTCCAGATACCATACTGATCGTTGGTGCGGACATAAAATTGATACATCCGTGACAAAAATGAGCGGGGGATATCGCTGCCTTTAAACGGTTCCAATGTGAGGCCTTGATTCCGGATCTTTTTGCGCTCGCGCTTGATGTTTCGCCGCTGATTGGAGTTAAACACCGCCAGAAAATCCTCAAAGCTTTGGTAACCCCGGTTTTGCCAGGCATTAACAGGGTGCAGCCAGCTGTTGAAATCATAGTCCAGCATCTGGAGCCGCCAATCCGGATCTACATAAAAAAAGCTGCATCCTGATATTCGGTTGCCAAGGCAGAACCGATCAATTTCGGCGACCATGAGTTGGATCAAACGCCCCTCGTCCTCTTGCGGATCGACCAGGAAACGATAGCCGACTACCGGCGTAACCGGGCTCATCCCTACAAGTTTGGGATAATATCCGATACCCAGCAGGCCGGCCAGGTCCGCCCAGGTATGGTCATACACAAATTCGCCGGCGCTGTGGTTCTTAAGATACAGCGGCGCAGCCGCTACCAGCCTTTTTTCGGACCATACCGTTAGATGCTGCGGCGTCCAGCCCGTTGCCGGCGCGATGCTCCCGGAAACCTCCATCTGGTGAAGCCATTCCCATTCAAAAAACGGTGTTTTCAGGGGCACGGCCAGGGCGTCCCAGGCTGCCTGGTCCACTTTAGAAAGATTCTCCATCCAGAGGATCGAGTAGCTGGATTTGCAGTATTTTGACATTATATACGTTTACTTTTCCGGCGGCATCATCTCGGGCGGCATTCGAACGGTTACAACTTCTCCGCGGGCGCAAAAACACAGACGCTGCCTTCACCATCCCAGTAGCTTTTGATGTGCAGGCCGTGCTCATTTAAACGCCCGCAGCCGAAGCAGTGGCTCAGAGCGTCCGGGTAGTAGTCCTGAAAAGCTTTCATCTTTATCCATCGAGGCCTTTATGAATCCGGGTTTTGACGTTGAAGCTCAATAAAGTCTTTGATCTCATTTAAGACAAAATAACGGGTCAGTGCCCGGGCAATTTCGTCCTGGGTCGCCTCATGGCCGGTAA
Above is a genomic segment from Candidatus Desulfatibia profunda containing:
- a CDS encoding GNAT family N-acetyltransferase, which translates into the protein MSKYCKSSYSILWMENLSKVDQAAWDALAVPLKTPFFEWEWLHQMEVSGSIAPATGWTPQHLTVWSEKRLVAAAPLYLKNHSAGEFVYDHTWADLAGLLGIGYYPKLVGMSPVTPVVGYRFLVDPQEDEGRLIQLMVAEIDRFCLGNRISGCSFFYVDPDWRLQMLDYDFNSWLHPVNAWQNRGYQSFEDFLAVFNSNQRRNIKRERKKIRNQGLTLEPFKGSDIPRSFLSRMYQFYVRTNDQYGIWNCKYLTKNFFEGLYDRYRHRLLLMAACRKENQESPVGLSLFLTKGDLLFGRYWGSVSDIDSLHFNACYYSPIEWGIAHGIQRFDPGVGSAHKLRRGFEVVPGFSLHKFYDQRLQLMMQRHIDEINRLEQEYIDAMNAGLPFAKLSLTNGKNG